The Amycolatopsis nigrescens CSC17Ta-90 genomic interval CGAGGCGTTCGCCAGGCTGCTCGGTACGCACGTGCAGCGGCTGGCCACCATCGCGCGCGGCGACGCCGCGTGCACCACACATGTACCCGGCGCCGAGACCGCGGAGACGGTCGAAGCGGCGGGGAACCCGGCGGAGGTTTCGCCGGGAAGCACCGAAGACGTCGGACCGGCCGGTAAGGCTTGGCCGCCCGGCGAGCACAACGCAAGGATCCCGAACGGAGGGAAACCCGCATGACTGCCGCTGCCGAGCAGCGCACTCCCACCACCGCGCCCCTTACCCAAGAAGAGACCATCGACTCCCTTGGTAAGTACGCGTTCGGCTGGGCCGACTCCGATGCCGCGGGCGCCAGCGCCCGTCGCGGACTCAACGACGATGTCGTGGTCGACATCTCGGACAAGAAGTCCGAACCGGAGTGGATGCGCGAAGCACGCCTCAAGGCGCTGAAGCTGTTCGACCGGAAGCCGATGCCCAACTGGGGCGCGGACCTCTCGGGGATCGACTTCGACAACATCAAGTACTTCGTGCGGTCCAGTGAGAAGCAGGCCACCAGCTGGGAGGACCTGCCCGAGGACATCAAGAACACCTACGACAAGCTCGGCATCCCGGAGGCGGAGAAGCAGCGCCTCGTGGCCGGTGTCGCCGCGCAGTACGAGTCCGAGGTGGTCTACCACTCCATCCGCGAGGACCTGGAGAAGCAGGGCGTCCTGTTCCTGGACACCGACACCGCGCTCCGGGAGCAGCCCGAGCTGTTCCGCGAGTACTTCGGCTCGGTGATTCCGGCCGGGGACAACAAGTTCTCCGCGCTGAACACCGCGGTCTGGTCCGGCGGCTCGTTCATCTACGTGCCGAAGGGCGTGCACGTGGACATCCCGCTGCAGGCCTACTTCCGGATCAACACCGAGAACATGGGCCAGTTCGAGCGGACCCTGATCATCGTCGATGAGGATGCATACGTCCATTACGTTGAAGGCTGCACCGCGCCGATCTACCAGTCCGACTCGCTGCACTCGGCGGTCGTGGAGATCATCGTGAAGAAGGGCGCCCGCTGCCGGTACACGACCATCCAGAACTGGTCGAACAACGTGTACAACCTGGTCACCAAGCGCGCCAAGTGCGAAGAGGGCGCCACCATGGAGTGGGTCGACGGCAACATCGGCTCCAAGGTGACCATGAAGTACCCGTCTGTCTTCCTGATGGGCGAGCACGCCAAGGGCGAGGTGCTCTCCGTCGCGTTCGCCGGTGAGGGCCAGCACCAGGACGCCGGCGCGAAGATGGAGCACCTGGCGCCGCACACGTCCTCCACGATCGTGTCGAAGTCGGTGGCCCGCGGCGGCGGCCGCACCTCGTACCGCGGCCTGGTGAAGGTGGCCAAGCGGGCGCACCACTCGCGCTCCAGCGTGGTCTGCGACGCGCTGCTGGTGGACACCATCTCGCGCTCGGACACCTATCCCTACGTCGACATCCGCAACGACGACGTGTCGATGGGCCACGAGGCCACCGTGTCCAAGGTCAGCGAGGACCAGCTGTTCTACCTGATGTCGCGCGGCCTCACCGAAGAGGAAGCGATGGCCATGGTGGTGCGCGGGTTCGTCGAGCCGATCGCGCGCGAGCTGCCGATGGAGTACGCGCTCGAGCTGAACCGACTGATCGAACTGCAGATGGAAGGATCCGTCGGCTGAGATGACGGCTACCGACAGCAACACGCTCAACACCGCGGCCGCCGCGGAAGCCGTCATCCCGGCGGCTTCCCGGGCGGAGCGGTTCACCTCCTACGACGTCGAGGCCTTCGAGGTCCCGGGCGGGCGCGAGGAGAACTGGCGCTTCACGCCGATGAAGCGGCTGCGCGGCCTGCACGACGGGTCCGCGGTCGCCGACGGCGAGGTCTCGGTGGCCGCCGAGCCCGCGCCCGAGGTCGAGGTCGAGACCGTGTCCCGCGGCGACGAGCGGCTCGGCCAGGCCGGGGTGCCCAGCGACCGGATCGCCGCGCAGGCGTACTCGTCGTTCACCTCCGCCACCGTGGTCACGGTGCCGAAGGAGACCAAGGCGAGCGTCCCGACCGTGGTCCGGCTGACCGGCCCCGGCGAGGGCAGGACCGCGTACGGGCACGTGCAGGTGCGGGCCGAGCAGTTCGCCGAGGCCGCAATCGTGCTGGACCACGTCGGTTCCGGTACTTACGCGGACAACGTCGAGTTCGTCATCGGCGACGGCGCGCAGCTCACCGTGGTCAGCGTGCAGGACTGGGCCGATGACGCGGTGCACGTCTCCGAGCAGCACCTCAAGCTCGGCCGGGACGCGCGGCTGCGGCACATCGTGGTCACCCTCGGCGGGGACCTGGTCCGGGTGAGCCCCACCGCCACCTTCGCCGACCGCGGTGGTGACGTGGAGATGCTCGGGCTGTACTTCGCGGACGCGGGACAGCACCAGGAGCACCGGCTCTTCGTGGACCACGCGGTGCCGAACTGCAAGTCCAACGTGATGTACAAGGGCGCCCTGCAGGGCGAAGGCGCACACGGGGTGTGGATCGGCGACGTGCTGATCCGGGCCGCGGCCGAGGGGACCCAGACCTACGAGCTGAACCGGAACCTGGTGCTCACCGAGGGCGCGCGCGCCGACTCGGTGCCGAACCTGGAGATCGAGACCGGTGAGATCGAGGGTGCCGGGCACGCCAGTGCGACCGGCCGGTTCGACGACGAGCAGCTGTTCTACCTGCAGTCGCGCGGGATCGCCGAGGAGCAGGCGCGCCGGCTGGTGGTGCGCGGGTTCTTCCACGAGATCCTGGCGAAGATCGACATTCCCGAGGTGCGCGAGCGCCTCG includes:
- the sufB gene encoding Fe-S cluster assembly protein SufB — its product is MTAAAEQRTPTTAPLTQEETIDSLGKYAFGWADSDAAGASARRGLNDDVVVDISDKKSEPEWMREARLKALKLFDRKPMPNWGADLSGIDFDNIKYFVRSSEKQATSWEDLPEDIKNTYDKLGIPEAEKQRLVAGVAAQYESEVVYHSIREDLEKQGVLFLDTDTALREQPELFREYFGSVIPAGDNKFSALNTAVWSGGSFIYVPKGVHVDIPLQAYFRINTENMGQFERTLIIVDEDAYVHYVEGCTAPIYQSDSLHSAVVEIIVKKGARCRYTTIQNWSNNVYNLVTKRAKCEEGATMEWVDGNIGSKVTMKYPSVFLMGEHAKGEVLSVAFAGEGQHQDAGAKMEHLAPHTSSTIVSKSVARGGGRTSYRGLVKVAKRAHHSRSSVVCDALLVDTISRSDTYPYVDIRNDDVSMGHEATVSKVSEDQLFYLMSRGLTEEEAMAMVVRGFVEPIARELPMEYALELNRLIELQMEGSVG
- the sufD gene encoding Fe-S cluster assembly protein SufD, giving the protein MTATDSNTLNTAAAAEAVIPAASRAERFTSYDVEAFEVPGGREENWRFTPMKRLRGLHDGSAVADGEVSVAAEPAPEVEVETVSRGDERLGQAGVPSDRIAAQAYSSFTSATVVTVPKETKASVPTVVRLTGPGEGRTAYGHVQVRAEQFAEAAIVLDHVGSGTYADNVEFVIGDGAQLTVVSVQDWADDAVHVSEQHLKLGRDARLRHIVVTLGGDLVRVSPTATFADRGGDVEMLGLYFADAGQHQEHRLFVDHAVPNCKSNVMYKGALQGEGAHGVWIGDVLIRAAAEGTQTYELNRNLVLTEGARADSVPNLEIETGEIEGAGHASATGRFDDEQLFYLQSRGIAEEQARRLVVRGFFHEILAKIDIPEVRERLAAAIEAELEAVNA